In Myxococcota bacterium, a single genomic region encodes these proteins:
- a CDS encoding helix-turn-helix transcriptional regulator, with protein MFLGFVTPSLNTDDSPYAVGLGDDYRTTFAEHFFTELPWSIKMNDHFMGRWRTMDEVMGHVDLEKTEFYANWLRPQGLACHWPAGFNIANPDVEGEVAGGFSAFRREGQPPFTEADFAGLEGLTPHLHRAVEIYRQLHGADVMRRALNEAVDRLPVGLLLLDVNRNVVVENKSARAILESDDGLHVDRHGPGAAEARENAELQRLLAEAIEAQRGQYYNGPGFVSVSRPSGERAYAVMVTPLLAGPGPQGGEDAVVAVFVTDPSAKIVAGSEALEVLYQLTYSEAELVRLLSLGMSLDEAASQRGVSLNTARSHLKRAFSKTGTNRQGELVHLIVSGVGQIGEG; from the coding sequence GTGTTCCTGGGTTTCGTCACGCCCTCTCTGAACACCGACGATTCGCCCTACGCGGTGGGCCTCGGTGATGACTACCGCACCACCTTCGCCGAGCACTTCTTCACCGAGCTGCCCTGGTCGATCAAGATGAACGACCACTTCATGGGGCGCTGGCGGACGATGGACGAGGTGATGGGCCACGTCGATCTCGAGAAGACCGAGTTCTACGCGAACTGGCTGCGTCCCCAGGGATTGGCCTGCCACTGGCCGGCGGGTTTCAACATCGCGAACCCGGATGTGGAGGGCGAGGTCGCGGGCGGCTTCTCGGCGTTTCGTCGCGAGGGACAGCCCCCCTTCACCGAGGCCGACTTCGCCGGGCTCGAGGGGCTCACGCCGCACCTGCACCGCGCGGTCGAGATCTACCGCCAGCTCCACGGTGCCGACGTGATGCGGCGCGCGCTGAACGAGGCCGTCGACCGCTTGCCGGTCGGGTTGCTGCTCCTCGACGTGAATCGCAACGTCGTCGTCGAGAACAAGAGCGCGCGCGCGATCCTGGAATCGGACGACGGACTCCACGTCGACCGGCACGGCCCCGGAGCGGCCGAGGCGCGGGAGAACGCCGAGCTGCAACGCCTGCTCGCCGAGGCGATCGAGGCGCAGCGCGGCCAGTACTACAACGGGCCGGGGTTCGTGTCGGTCTCACGGCCTTCCGGGGAGCGTGCGTACGCCGTCATGGTCACCCCGTTGTTGGCGGGCCCGGGGCCCCAGGGCGGTGAGGACGCCGTCGTAGCGGTCTTCGTGACCGACCCCAGTGCGAAGATCGTCGCCGGGTCCGAGGCGCTCGAGGTGCTGTACCAGCTCACCTACTCCGAAGCCGAACTCGTGCGCCTGCTCTCGCTCGGGATGTCTCTCGACGAGGCGGCAAGCCAGCGAGGCGTCAGCCTCAACACCGCGCGCAGTCATCTGAAGCGCGCCTTCTCGAAAACGGGCACGAACCGCCAGGGCGAGCTGGTGCACCTGATCGTCTCGGGCGTCGGGCAGATCGGCGAGGGCTGA
- a CDS encoding ACT domain-containing protein has product MAHASLVLTVIGPDRPGLVEALSRVIADHRANWLESRMAHLAGQFAGLLRVSVAPERADALAAALEALSTTGLRVIATRAADHAPPTQPRLRLEGVGLDRPGIVRELSAALAARGVNVEELTSHTSSAPMSGETLFHVTAHLRAPDEVDALRPVLEKLADELAIEVTLERESDD; this is encoded by the coding sequence ATGGCACATGCGTCCCTGGTGCTCACGGTGATCGGCCCCGACCGGCCCGGACTCGTCGAGGCCCTGAGCCGGGTGATCGCGGATCACCGGGCGAACTGGCTCGAGAGCCGCATGGCCCATCTCGCCGGTCAGTTCGCCGGCCTCCTCCGGGTATCGGTGGCCCCCGAACGCGCAGATGCCCTCGCAGCCGCCCTCGAAGCGCTCTCCACGACCGGCCTGCGCGTGATTGCGACGCGCGCAGCGGACCACGCACCCCCGACCCAACCGCGGCTGCGGCTCGAAGGCGTTGGCCTCGATCGTCCGGGGATCGTGCGAGAACTGTCGGCAGCACTCGCAGCACGGGGTGTGAACGTCGAGGAGCTGACCTCCCATACCAGCTCAGCGCCGATGTCGGGAGAGACTCTCTTCCATGTCACGGCCCACTTGCGCGCACCCGACGAAGTCGATGCCCTGCGTCCGGTGCTCGAGAAGCTCGCGGACGAGCTCGCGATCGAAGTAACGCTGGAACGCGAGAGCGACGACTAG
- the yhbY gene encoding ribosome assembly RNA-binding protein YhbY produces the protein MSDARLDPPKLRGAQKRHLRKLAHDLDPVVQVGASGVSESVVAAVDGALAAHELIKLRIAHERPERQEMAEALAAETGSVLAGMVGRVAVLYRPAADPEDRRISLPA, from the coding sequence GTGTCGGACGCTCGCCTAGATCCCCCGAAGCTGCGCGGTGCCCAGAAGCGCCATCTGCGAAAGCTCGCCCATGACCTGGATCCGGTCGTCCAGGTGGGGGCGTCGGGCGTCAGCGAGTCGGTGGTTGCGGCCGTCGACGGGGCGCTGGCCGCCCACGAGCTGATCAAGCTGCGGATCGCCCACGAGCGACCCGAACGCCAGGAGATGGCCGAGGCGCTCGCGGCCGAGACGGGGAGCGTGCTCGCCGGCATGGTCGGGCGCGTGGCGGTCCTCTACCGACCGGCGGCCGATCCGGAAGACCGACGCATCTCCTTGCCTGCGTAG
- a CDS encoding VTT domain-containing protein encodes MEGRRWIYLGVGAVALFAVFLTLRRVIGLEFQPDSLRGVVEGLGVWAPIAFVGIVAFRVPLGVPSQVVLIGGGLVFGLVQGTIYGAIGLLVSGLVLFLTSRWAGREAVLSRVPGRLRHLFDIAGSRLGALFIAVGTAYPLGPITTYHLIAGVTRMSVIAFALALAVGSLGRAAIYTYFGSSLVEGEMDQVIWAAGVLLLAGLVPLAFPTPRQWILQMLERPAESEADASPGDGAS; translated from the coding sequence GTGGAAGGCCGCCGCTGGATCTACCTTGGCGTCGGGGCCGTGGCGTTGTTCGCGGTCTTTCTCACGCTGCGTCGGGTGATCGGTCTCGAGTTCCAGCCCGACTCGCTGCGCGGGGTGGTCGAAGGACTCGGCGTGTGGGCGCCGATCGCGTTCGTCGGGATCGTCGCGTTTCGCGTCCCGCTCGGCGTTCCATCCCAGGTCGTGCTCATCGGCGGCGGACTCGTGTTCGGACTCGTGCAGGGCACCATCTACGGCGCGATCGGGCTGTTGGTCTCGGGCCTCGTGCTCTTCCTCACGTCGCGCTGGGCAGGTCGCGAAGCCGTACTGTCCCGAGTGCCGGGTCGCCTGCGACATCTCTTCGACATCGCCGGCTCGCGTCTCGGCGCGCTCTTCATCGCCGTCGGCACGGCGTACCCCCTCGGACCGATCACCACGTACCACCTGATCGCCGGCGTCACGCGCATGTCCGTGATCGCGTTTGCCCTCGCCCTCGCGGTCGGGTCGCTCGGGCGCGCCGCCATCTACACCTACTTCGGGAGCAGCCTGGTCGAGGGCGAGATGGATCAGGTCATCTGGGCCGCAGGCGTCCTGTTGCTGGCAGGGCTCGTCCCGCTGGCGTTCCCGACGCCGCGTCAGTGGATCCTGCAGATGCTCGAGCGCCCGGCGGAATCCGAAGCAGACGCTTCGCCGGGAGACGGCGCCAGCTAG
- a CDS encoding tetratricopeptide repeat protein: MEPAQTTYGVREAAQILGVPPTRVRSLAKAGGVEPTRGPRGEWRFAFRDLHFLRRLRDLSAGRIHPRRVRRALSRLRASLPPNSDLRELGLANAQGELVVREDAGLWSPEDGQWVFDFESWRPSTVIDLRERAASRREPTLAPGETEADRWYRLGCELEEVDPLRARAAYTRAVDENDELADAHVNLGRLEHEAGELASAEQRYRRALALEPSDVTARFNLAVVLEDLSRDDEAVDAYRTCLKDDPACAEAHFNLARLCEQRGDEEASVRHLVAYWRLVKH, translated from the coding sequence ATGGAACCGGCACAGACCACCTACGGCGTGCGCGAGGCGGCCCAGATCCTGGGCGTGCCGCCCACCCGCGTGCGCTCCCTGGCGAAGGCCGGCGGCGTCGAACCCACGCGTGGGCCGCGGGGGGAATGGCGATTCGCCTTCCGCGACCTGCACTTCCTGCGCCGCCTGCGCGACCTCTCGGCGGGCCGGATCCATCCGCGACGCGTCCGTCGCGCGCTCTCGCGCCTGCGCGCGAGCCTGCCCCCCAACAGTGACCTCCGCGAACTCGGACTCGCCAACGCCCAGGGCGAACTCGTCGTCCGCGAAGACGCCGGACTCTGGTCTCCCGAGGACGGCCAGTGGGTCTTCGACTTCGAATCCTGGCGCCCCTCGACGGTGATCGATCTTCGCGAGCGCGCGGCCTCCCGACGCGAGCCCACGCTCGCGCCCGGGGAGACCGAGGCCGATCGCTGGTATCGGCTCGGCTGCGAGCTCGAAGAGGTCGACCCGCTGCGCGCGCGCGCAGCGTACACGCGCGCGGTCGACGAGAACGACGAGCTCGCGGACGCCCACGTGAACCTCGGGCGTCTCGAGCACGAGGCGGGCGAGCTCGCATCGGCAGAGCAGCGCTACCGCCGCGCCCTCGCCCTCGAGCCCAGCGACGTCACGGCCCGCTTCAACCTGGCCGTCGTCCTCGAAGATCTGAGCCGCGACGACGAAGCCGTGGACGCCTACCGGACCTGTCTGAAAGACGACCCGGCTTGCGCCGAAGCGCACTTCAACCTGGCGCGTCTCTGCGAACAGCGCGGCGACGAGGAAGCCAGCGTTCGCCACCTCGTGGCCTACTGGCGACTGGTGAAGCACTAG
- a CDS encoding Ku protein: MAARAISTATISFGLVSIPVKLYSTTESSGQISFNMLHQCGTRLKQQYICPKDEKVVPRDEMVKGYEFAKGQYVLFTNEELKALEAESNRMIEIREFIPLDQVDPLHFDRAYYLGPDKGGDKPYTLLSRAMEQTGRCAIASYAARGKQYIVALRPFQGGLILEQLRYADELRSFEDVERVEATLTDAEVKLAVQLIDQIAGDEFQPEQYENEVKKRIEEVIAQKVEGQEVTFAPSEEPEGKIIDLMDALKASLESTPAPAGRKGPKRAAKSARAPKKKAGGKRS; encoded by the coding sequence ATGGCTGCGCGCGCGATCTCGACCGCGACCATCTCGTTCGGCCTCGTCTCGATTCCGGTGAAGCTCTACAGCACCACCGAATCGAGCGGCCAGATCTCCTTCAACATGCTCCATCAGTGCGGCACCCGCCTGAAGCAGCAGTACATCTGTCCCAAGGACGAGAAGGTCGTCCCGCGCGACGAGATGGTGAAGGGCTACGAGTTCGCCAAGGGCCAGTACGTGCTCTTCACGAACGAGGAACTGAAGGCGCTCGAGGCGGAGAGCAACCGGATGATCGAGATCCGCGAGTTCATCCCGCTGGACCAGGTCGACCCGCTCCACTTCGACCGCGCTTACTACCTCGGCCCAGACAAGGGCGGCGACAAACCGTACACGCTGCTCTCGCGCGCGATGGAACAGACGGGCCGCTGCGCGATCGCCTCCTACGCCGCGCGCGGAAAGCAGTACATCGTGGCGCTCCGCCCGTTCCAGGGTGGACTGATCCTCGAACAGCTTCGCTACGCCGACGAGCTGCGCTCCTTCGAAGACGTCGAGCGCGTCGAAGCGACCCTGACCGATGCCGAGGTGAAGCTCGCCGTCCAGCTGATCGACCAGATTGCGGGTGACGAGTTCCAGCCCGAGCAGTACGAGAACGAAGTCAAGAAGCGCATCGAGGAAGTGATCGCCCAGAAGGTCGAAGGCCAGGAAGTGACCTTCGCCCCGAGTGAAGAACCCGAGGGCAAGATCATCGACCTGATGGATGCGCTGAAGGCCAGTCTCGAGTCCACACCCGCACCGGCGGGCCGCAAGGGCCCGAAGCGCGCCGCGAAGAGTGCGCGCGCTCCGAAGAAGAAGGCCGGCGGAAAACGCAGCTGA
- the ligD gene encoding DNA ligase D yields the protein MPRGDQLSGRLERYRGMRDADQTPEPFGGESAHRPGLFVVQQHAARHLHFDLRLEHNGVLWSWAVPKGPSLDPAQKHLAVRVEDHPVEYADFEGIIPEGNYGAGAVILWDLGRWIPVEDPEEGIERGKLLFDLEGFKLGGRFTLVRTRGRDRNGDGREWLLIKKPDAWAETDVPLADGSILSGLSVTELRDGAPRFDTLAREIEAREPRRHRLAIDAVKPMLAEPIAEAFDDPDWLFEVKYDGYRMLGARDDGKGVLRTRNGRPAETRFPEIAHALSRLPVDHVVLDGEIVATDREGRPDFGRLQRRAMLDRPRDIARARVENPVRYFVFDLLAFGPFDLRALPLRQRRAWLEALIPAQGPVRLAPSFAAEGTRVLAQIEQLGLEGLVAKRADAAYRAGRSADWRKLRLLQADDFVVVGFTAPRGGRTGFGALHLASHVDGELRYFGRVGTGFGEEELTRLRADLDALRVDAPPCTGRVPETRGHTWVRPELVGEVRFAEVTSDGLLRQPSWLGLRNDKSPGECVRSGDAALPALEAPSPAAATVTPGDVRFTNLEKVFWPESGATKGDLIDYYRKVGPWILPYLRDRPLVMTRYPDGIEGKSFFQKDAPEWVPDWVRTEQMWSEHAEREVNYFVCDDLASLLYVANMGTIPLHVWSSRVADLQRPDWCILDLDPKGADFSDVVAVAKVVHALCEEIGLPSFPKTSGSTGLHVLVPLGGQLGYEQSRMLAELLARVVVQRLPERATVTRRVRSREGKVYVDFLQNGHGRLLVGPFSVRPLPGAPVSMPLRWDEVNGRLRAQRYTMSNALARLRRLSEDPLAAVLHTTADVTGALARLAEVR from the coding sequence GTGCCCCGAGGCGATCAGCTGAGCGGCCGGCTCGAGCGCTACCGCGGGATGCGGGACGCCGACCAGACGCCCGAACCGTTTGGGGGCGAAAGCGCCCACCGGCCGGGTCTCTTCGTCGTGCAGCAGCACGCGGCGCGGCACCTGCACTTCGATCTGCGCCTCGAACACAACGGAGTTCTCTGGTCTTGGGCGGTTCCGAAGGGACCGAGCCTCGATCCTGCCCAGAAGCACCTCGCCGTCCGGGTCGAAGACCACCCGGTCGAGTACGCCGACTTCGAGGGCATCATTCCCGAGGGGAACTACGGCGCCGGGGCCGTGATCCTCTGGGACCTCGGTCGCTGGATCCCGGTCGAGGACCCGGAAGAGGGGATCGAGCGCGGCAAGCTGCTCTTCGACCTCGAGGGCTTCAAGCTCGGCGGGCGCTTCACGCTCGTTCGGACCCGGGGCCGGGACCGGAACGGCGACGGACGCGAGTGGCTCCTGATCAAGAAGCCCGACGCCTGGGCCGAGACCGACGTGCCGCTGGCCGACGGCTCGATCCTGTCGGGTCTGAGCGTCACCGAGCTCCGCGACGGCGCCCCGCGTTTCGACACCCTGGCCCGCGAGATCGAGGCCCGGGAGCCACGTCGTCACCGACTCGCCATCGACGCGGTGAAGCCGATGCTCGCCGAGCCGATCGCCGAAGCCTTCGACGATCCCGACTGGCTCTTCGAGGTGAAGTACGACGGCTATCGCATGCTGGGTGCCCGCGACGACGGCAAGGGCGTGTTGCGCACACGCAACGGGCGACCCGCCGAAACGCGCTTCCCCGAGATCGCGCACGCGTTGTCCCGCCTGCCCGTGGATCACGTCGTCCTCGACGGCGAGATCGTCGCCACGGATCGGGAGGGCCGTCCCGACTTCGGGCGCTTGCAGCGTCGCGCGATGTTGGACCGCCCCCGCGACATCGCCCGCGCGCGCGTCGAGAACCCGGTGCGCTACTTCGTCTTCGATCTGCTCGCCTTCGGACCCTTCGACCTGCGCGCGCTGCCCCTGCGCCAACGACGCGCTTGGCTCGAGGCGCTGATCCCGGCGCAGGGGCCCGTCCGCCTCGCGCCATCGTTCGCCGCGGAAGGCACCCGTGTGCTCGCACAGATCGAGCAGCTGGGACTGGAGGGTCTGGTCGCGAAGCGCGCGGACGCTGCCTACCGCGCCGGGCGGTCCGCGGATTGGCGCAAGCTGCGTCTCCTCCAGGCCGACGACTTCGTGGTGGTGGGTTTCACCGCGCCGCGCGGCGGCCGCACGGGGTTCGGCGCGCTGCATCTGGCCTCCCACGTCGACGGCGAGCTCCGCTACTTCGGCCGGGTCGGGACGGGCTTCGGCGAGGAGGAGCTCACCCGCCTGCGCGCGGATCTCGATGCGCTGCGCGTCGACGCACCGCCGTGTACGGGGCGCGTCCCCGAGACCCGCGGCCACACCTGGGTGCGCCCCGAACTCGTGGGCGAGGTGCGCTTCGCCGAGGTGACTTCCGACGGCCTGCTGCGCCAGCCGAGCTGGCTCGGGTTGCGCAACGACAAGTCCCCCGGCGAATGCGTACGTTCAGGAGACGCTGCGTTGCCCGCCCTCGAGGCGCCGAGTCCGGCAGCCGCGACGGTGACCCCCGGCGACGTCCGCTTCACCAACCTCGAGAAGGTGTTCTGGCCCGAGAGCGGCGCGACGAAGGGCGACCTCATCGACTACTACCGAAAGGTCGGCCCCTGGATCCTGCCCTATCTGCGGGACCGGCCGCTGGTGATGACGCGCTACCCGGATGGGATCGAGGGTAAGTCCTTCTTCCAGAAGGATGCGCCCGAGTGGGTGCCGGACTGGGTGCGCACCGAGCAGATGTGGAGCGAGCACGCCGAGCGCGAGGTCAACTACTTCGTCTGCGACGACCTCGCCTCGCTGCTCTACGTCGCGAACATGGGAACCATTCCGCTTCACGTCTGGTCGAGCCGCGTCGCGGACCTGCAGCGCCCCGATTGGTGCATCCTCGACCTGGATCCGAAGGGCGCGGACTTCTCTGACGTCGTCGCCGTCGCGAAGGTCGTGCACGCGCTCTGCGAGGAGATTGGGCTGCCCTCGTTTCCGAAGACGAGCGGGTCGACCGGCCTGCACGTGCTGGTGCCGCTGGGCGGTCAGCTCGGCTACGAGCAGAGTCGCATGCTCGCCGAGCTCCTCGCGCGCGTCGTCGTCCAGCGACTACCCGAGCGCGCCACCGTCACGCGACGCGTCCGTTCGCGGGAGGGAAAGGTCTACGTCGACTTCCTCCAGAACGGCCACGGACGGCTGCTCGTCGGCCCCTTCAGCGTGCGTCCGCTGCCGGGAGCCCCGGTCTCGATGCCGCTTCGTTGGGACGAGGTGAACGGCCGGCTGCGCGCCCAGCGCTACACGATGTCGAACGCGCTCGCGCGTCTGCGACGGCTGTCGGAAGACCCGCTGGCCGCCGTGCTTCACACGACGGCAGACGTGACGGGCGCCCTCGCACGTCTCGCCGAGGTCCGCTGA
- a CDS encoding outer membrane beta-barrel protein has product MREVSSQRATSIHAWRTALATLVIWMAWPSLGHAEGFFDLYAGAAFAENDELNCNGCNLVGLGALTRVRLDYDEPQGSFGIRGGYWFPGAANFVGLALDLSTYRAKDDSIADIDIIAVPITPLLMLRLPLLSSDEFPNGQIQPYGAIGPGVTLTIARADISRFNVGFDDFIDAKFDVGLDARGGLAIQLTDWLAVFAEYRHTRLDLDYDASVDFDFGPDLDIDADTHLNAHHVAGGVSFRF; this is encoded by the coding sequence ATGCGAGAGGTTTCGTCCCAACGCGCGACGTCCATCCATGCGTGGCGCACGGCGCTTGCCACCCTCGTCATCTGGATGGCGTGGCCTTCCCTCGGACACGCCGAGGGTTTCTTCGATCTCTACGCCGGAGCCGCCTTCGCCGAGAACGACGAGCTCAACTGCAACGGCTGCAATCTCGTCGGACTCGGTGCGCTCACCCGCGTCCGGCTCGACTACGACGAGCCCCAGGGCTCCTTCGGCATCCGCGGCGGCTACTGGTTCCCAGGGGCCGCGAATTTCGTCGGGCTCGCCCTCGATCTCTCGACCTACCGGGCGAAGGACGACAGCATCGCCGACATCGACATCATCGCGGTGCCGATCACACCGCTCCTGATGCTGCGCTTGCCGCTGCTCTCGAGTGACGAGTTCCCGAATGGCCAGATCCAGCCCTACGGCGCGATCGGCCCCGGCGTCACGCTCACGATCGCGCGAGCCGACATCTCTCGCTTCAACGTCGGCTTCGACGACTTCATCGACGCGAAGTTCGATGTCGGTCTCGACGCGCGCGGCGGTCTCGCGATCCAACTCACCGACTGGCTCGCCGTGTTCGCCGAGTACCGTCACACCCGCCTCGACCTCGACTACGACGCGAGCGTGGACTTCGACTTCGGCCCGGACCTCGACATCGACGCCGATACGCACCTGAACGCCCACCACGTCGCGGGCGGAGTCTCGTTCCGCTTCTAG
- a CDS encoding MalY/PatB family protein encodes MAQFASDQLRFVVGHEGGVSDADIAACLRIEATGDPERWLAFTCWTDPARSHWETASGDRKPTPPGVDALEWMLGELKQDLAGWLGRAGLETGAAAALPDGVEAALRNPPVDFDAVGPDARAPSYGEKWTTYPPDVVPVWVADMDFPVAEPIRRVLRRSVARSDLGYPIHPAPTPVPDLTVARMRDRYGWAIEPRNVEVLSDVVQGMYVALEQCSEPGEGVVVQTPIYPPFLGSVRKTRRRLVENPLVRGPEGYGFDLDHLRRVADAGTRMLLLCNPHNPTGRVFRREELEALAEVVLERDWIVVSDEIHQDLVYEGHHHVPFASLGPEVAARTITLTAASKAFNVAGLRCALAIFGDEKLRQRFNGLPRHLRGGVGILGIESLRAAWEHGEPWLEAARAYLEANRRFTLDFVARAFPDVVVHPPEATYLAWLDFRSMQLEPSPYAVFLEKGRVALSDGLAFGEEGRGFARINFATSRRVLTEALERMVKALQ; translated from the coding sequence GTGGCTCAATTCGCGTCGGATCAGCTTCGTTTCGTCGTCGGACACGAAGGCGGTGTCTCGGATGCCGACATCGCCGCGTGCCTGCGCATCGAAGCGACGGGCGACCCCGAGCGCTGGCTCGCCTTCACCTGCTGGACCGATCCCGCCCGCTCCCATTGGGAGACGGCGTCGGGCGACCGCAAGCCCACACCTCCCGGGGTGGATGCCCTGGAGTGGATGCTCGGCGAGCTGAAGCAGGATCTCGCGGGCTGGCTCGGCCGCGCCGGGCTCGAAACGGGCGCTGCGGCGGCGCTTCCCGACGGCGTGGAAGCGGCGCTGCGCAACCCGCCCGTCGACTTCGATGCGGTTGGCCCCGACGCACGCGCACCGAGCTACGGCGAGAAATGGACGACGTATCCGCCCGATGTCGTGCCCGTGTGGGTAGCGGACATGGATTTCCCGGTCGCCGAGCCGATCCGTCGCGTGCTGCGGCGGAGCGTCGCGCGCTCCGACCTCGGCTACCCGATCCACCCGGCGCCGACACCGGTACCCGACCTCACCGTCGCGCGGATGCGCGACCGCTACGGCTGGGCAATCGAACCGCGCAACGTCGAAGTGCTCTCGGACGTCGTCCAGGGGATGTACGTCGCCCTCGAACAGTGCTCCGAGCCCGGCGAAGGCGTCGTGGTGCAGACGCCGATCTACCCGCCGTTCCTCGGGAGCGTGCGCAAGACCCGACGCCGGCTCGTCGAGAATCCGCTGGTGCGCGGCCCCGAGGGCTACGGCTTCGATCTCGACCACCTGCGACGGGTCGCCGATGCCGGTACGCGGATGCTGCTCCTGTGCAACCCGCACAACCCGACAGGCCGCGTCTTTCGTCGTGAAGAACTCGAGGCGCTCGCCGAGGTCGTGCTCGAGCGCGATTGGATCGTCGTCTCCGACGAGATCCACCAGGACCTCGTCTACGAGGGGCATCACCACGTGCCCTTCGCTTCGCTCGGGCCCGAGGTCGCGGCGCGCACCATCACCCTCACGGCGGCCTCCAAGGCCTTCAACGTCGCCGGACTGCGCTGCGCCCTCGCGATCTTCGGTGACGAGAAGCTGAGGCAGCGCTTCAACGGCTTGCCCCGGCACCTGCGCGGTGGGGTGGGCATCCTGGGCATCGAGTCGCTCCGCGCGGCCTGGGAGCACGGCGAGCCCTGGCTCGAGGCCGCGCGCGCCTACCTCGAGGCCAACCGCCGCTTCACGCTCGATTTCGTCGCACGCGCCTTCCCGGACGTCGTCGTCCACCCGCCCGAGGCGACCTACCTGGCCTGGCTCGACTTCCGCTCCATGCAGCTCGAACCCAGCCCCTACGCCGTCTTCCTCGAAAAGGGGAGGGTCGCGCTCTCGGATGGGCTGGCCTTCGGCGAGGAAGGGCGGGGCTTCGCGCGCATCAACTTCGCGACGTCGCGCCGGGTGCTCACCGAGGCCCTCGAGCGAATGGTCAAGGCGCTGCAATAG
- a CDS encoding phosphotransferase family protein, with product MPTPWQRDLEADSKKFEAWLAKQLPGASDVQMSPLVAPTSSGFSNETLLFDLAWTEDGKRHEEKLVVRIQPTGYQVFLEYDLGLQFNTMRLLAPTDVPVPEMRWLEEEDMSVFGAPFYVMVQVSGRVPTDNPPYHVDGWMHEISPAEREAIWLAGFESMARIHKLDVDATGFGFLRRPELGPTPLAQEIAYYEKYYAWASDGRENPVLEQTHDWLVANQPQDEPEGLVWGDARIGNIIFDGTKPAAVLDWEMVSTGSPERDVGWAVFLDRHHSEAMNTPRLEGFPSYEDTVAYYEQQSGHTVKHLDYYQIFTGWRFGIIMLRIAQQLKHYELMTAEQSRGMELTNHVVRLTAKLMDIPMPGEGKEGGYV from the coding sequence ATGCCTACGCCGTGGCAGCGAGATCTAGAAGCCGACAGCAAGAAGTTCGAGGCGTGGCTGGCGAAGCAGCTGCCCGGTGCGAGCGACGTCCAGATGTCGCCCCTCGTGGCACCGACGAGTTCCGGGTTCTCGAACGAGACGCTGCTCTTCGATCTGGCCTGGACGGAAGACGGCAAGCGCCACGAGGAGAAGCTCGTCGTGCGCATCCAACCCACGGGGTACCAGGTCTTCCTCGAATACGACCTGGGATTGCAGTTCAACACGATGCGGCTGCTGGCGCCGACCGACGTTCCCGTGCCCGAGATGCGTTGGCTCGAAGAAGAGGACATGAGCGTCTTCGGCGCGCCCTTCTACGTGATGGTGCAGGTGTCGGGGCGCGTTCCGACGGACAACCCGCCCTATCACGTCGACGGCTGGATGCACGAGATCTCGCCGGCGGAGCGCGAGGCGATCTGGCTGGCCGGTTTCGAGTCGATGGCGCGCATCCACAAGCTCGATGTCGATGCGACCGGGTTCGGCTTCCTGCGTCGTCCCGAGCTCGGCCCGACGCCGCTCGCCCAGGAGATCGCGTACTACGAGAAGTACTACGCCTGGGCTTCGGATGGACGCGAGAATCCGGTCCTCGAACAGACCCACGACTGGCTGGTCGCGAACCAGCCCCAGGACGAGCCCGAGGGCCTGGTGTGGGGCGACGCGCGGATCGGCAACATCATCTTCGACGGGACGAAGCCCGCCGCCGTGCTCGACTGGGAGATGGTCAGTACCGGTAGCCCCGAACGCGACGTCGGCTGGGCCGTCTTCCTCGATCGCCACCACAGCGAGGCGATGAATACGCCCCGGCTCGAAGGGTTCCCCTCCTACGAGGACACCGTTGCCTACTACGAGCAGCAGTCGGGCCACACCGTGAAGCATCTCGACTACTACCAGATCTTCACGGGCTGGCGCTTCGGGATCATCATGCTGCGCATCGCCCAGCAGCTGAAGCACTACGAGTTGATGACGGCCGAACAAAGCCGCGGCATGGAGCTCACGAACCACGTAGTGCGTCTGACCGCGAAGCTGATGGACATTCCGATGCCGGGAGAGGGCAAAGAGGGCGGCTACGTCTAG